In the genome of Cercospora beticola chromosome 2, complete sequence, one region contains:
- a CDS encoding uncharacterized protein (SMCOG1095:3-hydroxybutyryl-CoA dehydrogenase~antiSMASH:Cluster_12), with protein MPPPALLVAHSRGGLGIALVAARAAGVPVTLVDNSQKSLDKGLSFADKLLSKDVSKQKLSQEDADAIRGRLTGSTSMNDLSNVDMVIEAVPEIVDLKTKIFAQLAATCPAHAILATNTSSISITRIAAATTTDPTDLSASSRVVSTHFMNPVPVQKGVEIISGLQTSPATLATAIEFCKRMGKIPSISADSPGFLANRILMPYINEAIICLETGVGDEESIDSIMKNGTNVPMGPLQLADFIGLDTCLAIMEVLHTQLGDSKYRPSVRLRQMVDAGWLGKKSGKGFYTY; from the exons ATGCCTCCACCGGCGCTCCTTGTCGCACACTCCCGCGGC GGCCTGGGAATCGCTCTGGTGGCTGCCCGTGCTGCAGGCGTTCCCGTCACTCTCGTCGACAACTCCCAGAAATCCCTCGACAAGGGGCTTTCGTTTGCCGACAAGCTGCTCAGCAAAGATGTCTCCAAGCAGAAGCTATCCCAGGAGGATGCAGATGCTATACGAGGGCGTCTCACCGGCAGCACCAGCATGAACGACCTGAGCAACGTCGACATGGTCATCGAGGCCGTGCCTGAGATCGTCGACCTCAAAACCAAGATCTTTGCACAACTTGCCGCCACATGTCCCGCGCATGCCATCCTGGCCACTAACACGTCTTCCATTTCGATTACTCGGATCgccgctgccaccaccaca GATCCCACCGACCTCAGCGCCTCTTCCCGCGTCGTGTCCACGCACTTTATGAATCCTGTCCCAGTGCAGAAGGGCGTTGAAATCATCTCGGGCCTCCAAACCTCCCCCGCCACGCTCGCCACCGCCATTGAGTTCTGCAAACGCATGGGCAAAATCCCTTCCATCTCTGCCGATTCTCCCGGCTTCCTCGCCAATCGCATCTTGATGCCGTACATCAATGAAGCTATTATTTGCCTTGAGACCGGTGTCGGAGACGAGGAGAGCATTGACAGCATCATGAAGAACGGGACTAACGTCCCCATGGGCCCACTGCAATTGGCGGACTTCATCGGTTTGGACACCTGTTTGGCAATCATGGAGGTATTGCATACGCAGCTTGGGGATAGCAAGTACCGACCGTCTGTCAGGCTAAGGCAGATGGTGGATGCGGGATGGCTGGGTAAGAAGAGTGGAAAAGGCTTCTACACATATTAG
- a CDS encoding uncharacterized protein (antiSMASH:Cluster_12~BUSCO:EOG09260H81) has protein sequence MDPFEKSTTVDVEVRAYVTSLVNAVGGRSTYDDSYSVGDDAVAVLKDLQRWLRLYDEKTNRHDVKRVLAEANLVKGDLLEILALWPEDAQENKHKAKLALACLELLVPLTWPLQLDEEKATVNHHRHVPYLQLAQVGYKRAVLQFEDAKVLRTVVRTALPAMATTRRERSKRDEGIIKLMMYFFRNMAMITQPQHLPSQGDENDISRSATIEAFQEQDVFNVLLTVGSGTGDEFQEQDVILLEVLFHLLKGVDARKLFMKREQVNTEETTELKNLLQKEKAMLDSYKRHAPTRHNRFGTMIWVKREDEKLSTVSGQTSMTNETDTLRHMDASKKWDKPLYRGKLAQEFDENSEFGMRVDLSDNSRKHLRAFVGDFLDSSFNPLFSSLRKAIEREADRVQSMHNKQYFYLISWFLNAEAARRDQSRREGSWNADRATQVGPEDNTFAYIAAVLDQETFVLLNRQMQEAFDNKSWQDLHATLLCFTQILLTVQNMAESKDEEDQEIAENIQNRIFYEESTHDRIVQILRGYTHQGFAYLDAVTECVHVFVRMLERYSKQNVDMQIRSKRRARKKKQQQTNGEAGDDAEEAAEDAREVARTVSERKFDFAKYSAKFLSQPCVNTFNSFTQYYRDLTPVQLKRAHRYFYRLAFKHELAVLLFRVDILALFHKLIKGPEGLDSAMEGYRDWEQLVQQVFRRCIKWVDRETTGQGWREACIVEMLFSKIPNTLFYLQNGYEQVVEKRPPRPPAELEIKPSVAAEQRIAIATSLLIEQAKAEDLDWVKKQLQNAADERQSWEDDQAARMGLVSLEDRAEAAADAPEPEAAPTIFATPDNEERKAALFKDKHLRLLLTTLGFQRLGLADDAEAAWIIPSELSASQLNDALNQIKKAEFDPPTFEDDKTAADLVRSKAAGRRGATFNDNDSDTDASGSGGDIDEAMFPPNLKEKRKRKDDDEKPTKRRKRNAVERTEEELDDLRRARDQKEREKNAKIKSKLFITESDDESDAEADAEFFRLEEQRRQKTAGVIRNALLKQMDDAGDEAERQVDDMQKGKKTKQSAKTVAKKAAKKAKKTSKFVDSGDEDQIMIDAGDQSSDDAAEAIVPRRRSRKSSPLGVESSDDDDESALAPRNRQERSKQSSPIELSDDHDSSPLPSDMEDEMDRSHRPPQKQKNLPLKEVSANKSSARIVDSDDDEEEQDPVVLAKPAVSRRNVRAGFIIDDSDDE, from the coding sequence ATGGACCCATTCGAAAAGAGCACGACGGTCGACGTCGAGGTGCGCGCCTATGTCACCTCGCTCGTCAACGCTGTCGGTGGTCGCTCCACTTACGACGACAGCTACAGCGTGGGAGACGATGCCGTTGCCGTGCTCAAGGACTTGCAACGATGGCTACGATTATACGACGAGAAGACCAACCGACACGATGTGAAGCGCGTGCTGGCTGAGGCGAACTTGGTCAAGGGAGATCTGTTGGAGATCCTTGCCCTGTGGCCCGAAGATGCGCAGGAGAATAAGCACAAGGCCAAGTTGGCGCTGGCATGTCTGGAACTACTGGTGCCCTTGACATGGCCGCTGCAGTTGGACGAGGAGAAAGCGACAGTCAACCATCATCGGCATGTTCCATACTTGCAGCTCGCGCAGGTGGGCTACAAGAGGGCTGTGCTACAATTCGAGGATGCAAAGGTCTTGAGGACTGTGGTGCGGACTGCCTTGCCAGCCATGGCCACAacgaggagggagaggagcaAGAGGGACGAAGGCATCATCAAGCTAATGATGTACTTCTTCCGGAATATGGCTATGATCacacaaccacaacacctCCCCTCGCAAGGAGACGAAAACGACATCAGCCGCTCCGCCACGATCGAGGCTTTCCAGGAGCAGGACGTATTCAATGTGCTGCTGACAGTCGGCTCGGGAACGGGAGATGAGTTTCAAGAGCAAGACGTGATTCTGTTGGAGGTTCTTTTCCATCTCCTGAAAGGTGTTGACGCGAGGAAATTATTCATGAAAAGAGAGCAGGTAAACACCGAAGAGACGACAGAGCTCAAGAACCTGCTGCAAAAAGAGAAGGCAATGTTGGATAGCTACAAGAGACATGCTCCGACCAGACACAACCGATTTGGAACCATGATCTGGGTGAAGCGCGAGGATGAGAAGCTGTCAACAGTGTCAGGACAGACGAGTATGACGAACGAGACCGATACGCTACGACACATGGATGCGAGCAAGAAATGGGACAAGCCACTGTACCGTGGCAAGCTCGCGCAAGAGTTTGATGAGAACTCGGAGTTTGGCATGCGAGTGGATCTGTCAGACAACTCCCGGAAGCATTTGAGAGCGTTTGTTGGAGATTTCTTGGACTCATCATTCAACCCGCTGTTCTCTTCACTGCGGAAAGCCATTGAGCGCGAAGCAGACCGAGTACAGAGCATGCACAACAAACAGTACTTCTACCTAATATCATGGTTCCTCAATGCGGAAGCAGCCCGCCGGGATCAATCGCGTAGAGAAGGTTCCTGGAACGCAGATCGCGCGACACAAGTAGGTCCAGAGGACAACACGTTCGCCTATATCGCGGCAGTGCTTGATCAGGAGACCTTTGTCCTGCTCAACAGGCAGATGCAGGAGGCATTCGATAACAAGAGTTGGCAGGATTTGCATGCTACACTTCTTTGTTTCACGCAGATATTGCTCACCGTGCAGAACATGGCGGAAAgcaaggatgaagaggatcaGGAGATCGCCGAAAATATTCAGAACCGCATTTTCTATGAAGAGTCGACGCATGATCGAATCGTGCAAATCCTCCGTGGTTACACGCATCAAGGATTCGCCTACCTCGATGCTGTTACAGAATGTGTGCATGTCTTCGTCCGGATGCTTGAGCGGTACAGCAAGCAGAATGTTGATATGCAGATCCGATCGAAACGAAGagcgagaaagaagaagcagcaacaGACGAATGGTGAAGCCGGCGACGACGCTGAAGAAGCGGCAGAAGATGCTCGCGAAGTGGCCCGAACAGTGTCGGAAAGGAAATTCGACTTTGCGAAATACTCGGCCAAATTCCTGTCGCAGCCTTGCGTCAACACCTTCAACTCCTTCACGCAATACTACCGTGACCTCACGCCGGTACAGCTGAAGCGAGCTCATCGATACTTCTACCGCTTGGCTTTCAAGCATGAGCTGGCCGTGCTGCTATTTCGAGTTGATATCCTTGCCCTTTTCCACAAGCTGATCAAAGGGCCAGAAGGACTTGATTCGGCTATGGAAGGGTACAGAGATTGGGAGCAGCTCGTGCAACAGGTCTTTCGTCGATGTATCAAATGGGTAGATAGAGAGACTACTGGGCAAGGTTGGCGGGAGGCTTGCATCGTGGAGATGCTTTTCAGCAAAATTCCAAACACACTGTTCTACCTGCAGAACGGCTACGAGCAGGTGGTTGAGAAACGACCACCGCGACCCCCAGCTGAGCTTGAGATCAAGCCGTCTGTGGCTGCGGAGCAACGAATCGCTATTGCCACATCTCTTCTGATCGAACAGGCTAAGGCTGAAGATCTTGACTgggtgaagaagcagctgcaAAATGCGGCAGATGAGCGACAGTCTTGGGAAGACGATCAAGCAGCACGCATGGGCCTGGTTAGTCTGGAGGATCGAGCGGAAGCTGCAGCCGATGCGCCCGAGCCAGAGGCAGCGCCCACAATCTTTGCGACGCCCGACAATGAGGAGCGAAAGGCTGCTCTGTTCAAGGACAAGCACCTCCGACTTCTGCTGACCACCCTCGGGTTCCAACGACTGGGTCTTGCGGACGATGCGGAAGCCGCCTGGATCATTCCTTCCGAACTCTCAGCCTCGCAGCTCAACGATGCACTGAATCAAATCAAAAAAGCTGAGTTCGATCCTCCGACATTCGAGGACGACAAGACTGCTGCAGACCTTGTTCGATCGAAGGCAGCCGGGAGAAGAGGTGCCACATTTAACGATAACGACTCTGACACCGATGCTAGCGGCAGTGGTGGGGACATCGATGAAGCAATGTTCCCGCCAAACCTAAAAGAGAAACGGAAGCGcaaagacgatgacgagaagcctacgaagagaagaaagaggaatGCAGTGGAAAGgactgaagaagagcttgacgatttgagaagagcgcgagatcAGAAGGAACGGGAGAAGAACGCAAAGATCAAATCAAAACTCTTCATCACGGAGTCTGACGACGAGAGTGATGCCGAAGCCGATGCGGAGTTCTTCAGActggaagagcagagaagacAGAAGACTGCTGGCGTCATCCGCAACGCACTTTTGAAACAGATGGACGATGCTGGGGACGAAGCAGAGAGACAGGTCGATGACATGCAAAAGGGAAAGAAAACAAAGCAGTCGGCTAAGACAGTGGCAAAgaaggcggcgaagaaggcgaaaaaGACTTCCAAATTCGTTGACAGCGGCGATGAAGATCAAATCATGATCGATGCTGGGGACCAAAGCAGCGACGACGCAGCAGAGGCAATAGTGCCACGGAGACGGTCCAGGAAATCCTCACCTCTTGGTGTCGAATCgagcgatgacgacgatgaatcGGCTCTGGCCCCAAGAAACAGACAGGAACGCTCCAAGCAGTCCTCGCCAATCGAGCTCTCTGATGATCACGACTCCTCTCCTCTACCATCGGACATGGAAGATGAAATGGACAGGTCTCATCGTCCGCCGCAGAAGCAGAAAAATCTGCCCTTGAAAGAAGTGTCGGCGAACAAGTCGTCTGCGAGGATTGTAGAtagtgacgatgacgaggaggagcaggatcCTGTCGTGTTGGCGAAACCTGCTGTATCGAGGCGAAATGTTCGGGCGGGATTCATTATTGACGATAGTGATGATGAGTAG
- a CDS encoding uncharacterized protein (antiSMASH:Cluster_12), whose amino-acid sequence MVNFQAVAAAIAVAASIPYVSGLPAPAFTHPVFRHGPHVSNNSVHLPGPTSKPHTTNEPKAAPWIIGSKEHRQALLDGLLIWHRNGCAKKDPSSQLSPLTQDSGCADLYKDLKPLLSSERDDGSFYFPQGWPSNSTAPNCGSIHAINTEGIKMNRNWHKQTLRLIKQRLKHASGQLHPSSRKESRMHPPERLMTGGTRVGNANVASSSSEPKAPYNIATRERAGEISRAVLNDCLENQWPHHVCVAMADSLRDGTGPLLAAGHSYNKMQASGGGTNFIAKLIQIIFGWLVNPDTWKKNHHASSKASISAALAPWVAHTADAPPAPASPSGNDTSTSNSTRLEPKQPKDINYASKIANILDEYAEGMPGREFGTWPVYFTPLFDQLKIDGYANGTARGNLTAEGMKAREETYTPLARTLLAQTIFYPSTEWLGGVNILLRAMEIDGLVRDLRGKASHSSFNKSVIPFTESSLNYLNEYAAIVLEAHKHDYRLDETLQSFRPLLKELDVDGYMYPGHHFKSGETKVVTSLQHKLPTPQQEKYDKLILQSHRQMSEVRPVGKHHLLTPYVLYHHMVRDEVASRQVLNELELQSILL is encoded by the coding sequence ATGGTCAACTTCCAAGCTGTCGCTGCCGCCATCGCCGTCGCGGCCTCTATTCCATACGTGAGTGGGTTGCCAGCGCCCGCCTTCACACACCCAGTCTTCAGACATGGACCACACGTCTCGAATAACTCTGTACACCTGCCTGGTCCAACATCAAAGCCTCACACGACAAATGAACCCAAGGCCGCACCATGGATAATCGGATCGAAAGAACACCGTCAAGCGCTGCTTGACGGCCTTCTGATTTGGCATCGCAACGGTTGCGCCAAAAAGGATCCAAGCAGTCAACTCTCGCCACTCACCCAGGACTCCGGGTGTGCAGACTTGTACAAGGATCTGAAGCCGCTGCTATCCAGCGAACGCGACGATGGGTCATTCTACTTCCCACAAGGCTGGCCCAGTAACTCTACAGCCCCGAATTGTGGGTCCATCCATGCCATCAACACCGAGGGAATCAAGATGAACCGAAATTGGCATAAGCAAACCCTGAGGCTCATCAAGCAGAGATTGAAGCACGCTTCAGGACAGCTCCATCCTTCTTCCCGTAAGGAATCTCGAATGCATCCTCCTGAAAGGCTGATGACCGGCGGCACGAGGGTAGGAAACGCGAATGTggcttcgtcatcgtctgaACCTAAGGCGCCGTACAACATTGCAACGCGCGAGCGTGCTGGTGAGATATCCAGAGCTGTTCTGAACGACTGTCTCGAGAATCAGTGGCCACATCATGTCTGTGTTGCAATGGCCGACAGCTTGCGCGACGGCACTGGTCCTCTGTTGGCCGCCGGCCATTCCTACAACAAGATGCAAGCCTCAGGAGGCGGAACCAATTTCATAGCGAAGCTCATACAAATTATTTTCGGCTGGCTGGTCAATCCTGACACATGGAAAAAGAACCACCACGCAAGCAGCAAGGCCAGCATCTCAGCGGCACTTGCGCCTTGGGTCGCACACACCGCCGatgctcctccagctccagcttctccgaGCGGCAACGACACCTCGACATCAAACAGCACAAGGCTGGAGCCAAAACAGCCAAAGGATATCAACTATGCCTCCAAGATCGCGAACATTCTTGATGAGTACGCCGAAGGCATGCCAGGGCGAGAATTTGGAACGTGGCCTGTTTATTTCACTCCGCTCTTCGACCAATTGAAAATTGATGGCTACGCAAATGGCACTGCTCGAGGAAACCTGACCGCCGAAGGTATGAAGGCTAGGGAGGAGACGTATACTCCGCTGGCCAGGACGCTGCTCGCACAGACAATTTTCTACCCGTCCACCGAGTGGCTTGGTGGCGTCAACATCTTGTTGCGAGCCATGGAGATCGACGGCCTCGTGCGTGACTTGCGAGGCAAAGCATCTCACTCAAGCTTCAACAAGAGTGTGATCCCTTTCACCGAATCCAGTCTCAATTACCTCAACGAGTACGCAGCAATTGTGCTCGAAGCGCACAAACACGACTATCGTCTGGATGAAACACTACAAAGCTTTCGGCCTCTTCTGAAGGAGCTCGACGTAGACGGGTATATGTACCCTGGCCATCATTTCAAGTCGGGGGAGACAAAAGTGGTGACCTCACTGCAACACAAGCTCCCAACACCACAGCAAGAGAAGTACGATAAGTTGATCCTGCAGAGCCATCGGCAAATGTCGGAGGTCAGACCGGTCGGGAAGCACCATCTTCTGACGCCGTATGTGCTTTATCATCACATGGTTCGGGATGAGGTTGCTTCGAGACAGGTGCTGAACGAATTGGAGCTCCAGTCCATTCTCCTTTGA
- a CDS encoding uncharacterized protein (antiSMASH:Cluster_12) — MAMNFAPYQSSPPESERAKSPPPVRSPPSSPGPQSRQPRTTIASVADREDPWAAARAQKLPSPSQYQDLSDSENEDESQEISRASRNPYYNDYIGSRALEGGGNTALGGRGGLTSIYETSLGLNIALESTLAYLLLPPAGGVVLLLFEHKSDYVRFHAWQSALVFSALFLVHIIFSWTAVISWLLFVFDIVLIGYLAYGAWRYAETLDRVEVPIFGRLASSFVDDE; from the exons ATGGCCATGAACTTCGCGCCCTACCAGTCCTCGCCGCCCGAATCCGAACGCGCCAAATCGCCTCCGCCTGTCCGCAGTCCACCATCCAGTCCAGGACCCCAATCGCGCCAACCGCGCACGACAATCGCCTCGGTTGCAGACCGCGAAGACCCCTGGGCAGCAGCTCGCGCACAGAAACTCCCTTCGCCCTCCCAATATCAAGACCTCTCGGACTCGGAGAATGAAGATGAATCGCAAGAAATCTCTCGCGCCAGTCGCAATCCATACTATAACGACTACATTGGTTCGCGAGCGCTCGAGGGAGGCGGTAATACGGCGTTAGGCGGCAGGGGAGGTCTCACGTCCATTTACGAGACCTCGTTAGGCTTGAACATTGCATTGGAATCCACGCTCGCCTATCTACTGCTTCCGCCAGCCGGTGGTGTGGTGCTGCTACTCTTTGAGCACAAGAGCGATTACGTCCGCTTTCACGCGTGGCAGAGCGCGTTAGT ATTCTCAGCACTCTTTCTAGTGCACATCATCTTTTCGTGGACGGCGGTCATTAGCTGGCTGCTTTTCGTGTTTGACATTGTGCTGATAGGATACCTGGCCTACGGAGCCTGGAGATACGCCGAAACActggatcgcgtcgaagtccCGATCTTCGGCAGACTGGCGAGCAGTTTTGTGGATGATGAGTGA
- a CDS encoding uncharacterized protein (antiSMASH:Cluster_12) codes for MQLLRMLLTSGLVATAVALPMAQQPGSVAKNDDGSQHGHQNSYGESESVSLDANQHTNQNVNQDVNQNVNKNVNQNVNQNVNQNVNQNVNQNVNQIASQQNSNYNKQEEEDESDNESENTNLSDSKDQSESDVGKLNGGEDSTGRGHGGAVQNTVGSEKLAQSGGGYNGGGSGSAHGTGSGVSQNKATSGGAHSGGGGGGSGGGSGYGGGVSGHENDSSDSELQEQSSDSESQQDSLESDSQQGFSQTLSQQDTSESLSQQDTSASGIQKGTSNLGWQKHSSNSGYQKDSSNSGHEQQYPPGQGSGSGSSYAPSGQNKYDSD; via the exons ATGCAGCTCTTGCGTATGCTCCTCACCTCTGGCCTCGTTGCCACAGCTGTTGCCCTCCCAATGGCACAACAGCCAGGCTCGGTGGCGAAGAACGATGATGGATCTCAACATGGACATCAGA ACTCTTACGGTGAATCAGAAAGCGTCAGTCTTGATGCCAATCAACATACCAATCAAAATGTCAACCAAGATGTCAATCAGAATGTCAACAAGAACGTCAACCAGAACGTCAACCAGAACGTCAACCAGAACGTCAACCAGAACGTCAACCAGAACGTCAATCAGATCGCCAGCCAACAAAATTCCAACTACAACaagcaggaggaagaggatgagagtGACAATGAGAGTGAGAATACTAACCTCAGCGATAGCAAGGACCAAAGTGAAAGTGACGTTGGCAAGTTGAACGGCGGGGAAGATAGCACTGGACGGGGGCACGGCGGAGCCGTCCAGAACACTGTCGGCTCCGAGAAACTCGCTCAGTCTGGCGGAGGCTACAACGGTGGCGGCAGTGGCTCCGCGCACGGTACCGGCTCCGGCGTGTCCCAAAACAAAGCGACGTCTGGTGGAGCTCACAGTGGAGGCGGGGGCGGTGGCAGTGGCGGTGGCTCTGGATACGGTGGAGGCGTAAGCGGCCATGAGAACGATTCCTCGGACTCTGAACTTCAGGAGCAGTCCTCTGACTCTGAGTCCCAGCAAGATTCCTTGGAGTCTGATTCCCAGCAGGGCTTTTCGCAGACTCTATCCCAGCAAGATACCTCGGAGTCTCTTTCTCAGCAGGATACCTCGGCGTCTGGTATCCAAAAGGGAACCTCTAACTTGGGATGGCAGAAGCATTCCTCTAATTCAGGATATCAGAAAGATTCCTCTAACTCAGGACATGAGCAGCAGTACCCACCAGGACAAGGATCCGGATCCGGAAGCAGTTACGCGCCTAGTGGCCAGAACAAGTATGACAGCGACTAA
- a CDS encoding uncharacterized protein (antiSMASH:Cluster_12), which yields MSNFNLKTHPERPQELLLTLDTTGAGREATDPVTDPQTIAESRVAEEYRHSPVSITINDPTALKMLGEKMSHDGGDGSIALSTDREERVLRLASIAILEVGILAPITLEDELTPEELNGGTDGPVLSSLIKSWREAFRSLPEKHAIQRVRFNMRCQQNHEPRHIVRLLQEVSTGMYMKAKRAMGRQLVFEATGCEDDAKKRWLEASLPAVKKK from the coding sequence ATGTCGAACTTCAATCTCAAGACTCACCCTGAGCGGCcgcaagagctgctgctAACTCTTGACACGACTGGAGCCGGGAGGGAGGCCACCGATCCCGTGACAGATCCGCAAACCATCGCCGAGTCACGCGTAGCAGAGGAATATCGGCATTCGCCTGTCTCGATTACTATCAATGATCCTACAGCGCTGAAAATGCTGGGCGAAAAGATGTCTCACGATGGCGGTGATGGCAGCATCGCATTGAGCACAGACCGGGAGGAGAGGGTTCTTCGATTGGCTTCCATAGCGATACTGGAAGTCGGAATCTTGGCACCTATCACACTGGAAGACGAGCTGACTCCCGAGGAACTCAATGGTGGAACTGATGGTCCGGTCCTTTCATCCCTGATAAAATCCTGGCGTGAAGCCTTTCGCTCTCTGCCCGAGAAGCATGCGATTCAACGCGTACGATTCAATATGCGCTGCCAGCAAAACCACGAGCCTCGACACATTGTCCGCTTACTCCAGGAGGTCAGTACAGGCATGTATATGAAAGCCAAAAGAGCAATGGGCCGACAGCTGGTCTTCGAAGCCACAGGCTGCGAAGACGATGCTAAGAAGCGCTGGCTGGAGGCAAGCTTACCagcagtgaagaagaagtag
- a CDS encoding uncharacterized protein (antiSMASH:Cluster_12): protein MFFTRHSAAVVALAFQVSANPIPEASNNITSRQNPIWRVDFWTGDACSGANTGSYSGPSSEPPIDFQNCEPIPDIGVSQAVTYYGDLDYEFRIHAEDTCGDITEFYIGNQDSPLCIPLTEVPGAIAWSVQVEA, encoded by the exons ATGTTCTTCACTCGCCACTCTGCTGCAGTCGTAGCACTTGCCTTTCAAGTCTCGGCGAATCCAATACCAGAAGCATCGAACAACATCACATCGAGGCAGAATCCAATCTGGAGAGTCGATTTCTGGACAGGCGACGCTTGCTCTGGAGCGAACACCGGTTCCTACAGCGGTCCTTCCAGCGAGCCGCCTATTGATTTTCAGAATTGCGAGCCGATCCCGGACATTGGCGTCTCACAGGCAGTGACATATTACGGAGATCTTGATTATGAATTCCGTATCCACGCGGAGGACACTTGCGGGGATATAACGGAGTTCTATATTG GCAATCAAGACAGCCCTCTCTGTATTCCTCTGACGGAAGTGCCCGGAGCTATTGCGTGGAGTGTGCAAGTCGAGGCTTGA
- a CDS encoding uncharacterized protein (antiSMASH:Cluster_12) — translation MLSHISIILLGVQWSYAQTVTGVTLSNYRRRDCSVAGGAEICYSKYPLPDCCGSTSTQYFVSGDCSGCTSTDIHFLFGPGAQGACSVARTGSNNGNCINAQNAKGHGWCRVCGTRVQQLVDEDASEEDWADPFNGISAQPEDEKVCSKPNVVTKDGLRFFRVHYDVPQEVTDMIYEWYDDEENTRFAVGTVPEEFLPYETTSPWE, via the coding sequence ATGTTGTCTCATATTAGCATCATTTTGCTAGGCGTACAATGGTCTTATGCCCAGACCGTCACAGGCGTTACACTCAGCAACTACCGCCGTCGTGATTGCAGCGTTGCTGGCGGTGCAGAAATCTGTTATTCGAAATACCCGTTGCCAGACTGCTGCGGAAGCACCAGTACACAGTACTTCGTTTCTGGCGATTGCTCTGGCTGCACATCAACAGATATACACTTTCTCTTCGGACCAGGGGCGCAAGGAGCGTGCAGCGTGGCCCGCACCGGCTCAAACAACGGCAATTGCATCAACGCTCAAAATGCCAAGGGGCACGGATGGTGCAGAGTGTGCGGCACTCGCGTGCAACAATTGGTCGATGAGGACGCTTCGGAGGAAGATTGGGCTGACCCTTTCAACGGGATATCGGCGCAGCCAGAAGACGAGAAAGTCTGCTCAAAGCCGAATGTTGTGACCAAAGATGGCTTGAGATTTTTTCGCGTTCACTATGATGTTCCGCAGGAAGTCACTGATATGATTTACGAATGGTATGACGACGAAGAGAACACTCGCTTTGCTGTCGGTACCGTTCCTGAGGAGTTTCTGCCTTACGAGACGACTAGTCCTTGGGAGTAA
- a CDS encoding uncharacterized protein (antiSMASH:Cluster_12), with the protein MTSRDIDHHRKRSRSPDRYHVRSDEVKRSRSPSPHHKNHRDHRRSTTSRSESVKLPFAARLLHKHDFKQYEGLFARYLDVQKQIDIDELSETEVRGRWKSFLGKWNRGELAEGWYDPEARWRAEDRWKNRPTRNERDRAKLVTQMDAPIAPRPLQVGVSGVEDAQEDSDEDGYGPALPDRESRTLGASIPSLQDLQHREELISEARQNSRTDLQYSRKVDRNLQKDRLEELAPRADPGSRERQLEKKADKTSNLHAFREAKDGGDVEVNDQEMMGGGEDDFKRELKRREKVKSEREVRKEEALRARMAEREERMQGVRAKEEKTMDMLRSLARERFG; encoded by the coding sequence ATGACTTCGAGGGACATTGACCATCACAGAAAGCGATCACGCTCGCCTGACCGTTATCATGTCCGATCGGACGAAGTGAAGCGATCTCGCTCGCCTTCACCGCACCACAAAAACCACCGCGACCACCGTCGCAGTACCACAAGTCGCAGCGAGTCGGTCAAGCTGCCCTTCGCAGCCCGCCTTCTCCACAAACATGACTTCAAGCAGTATGAAGGCCTCTTCGCTCGCTACCTGGATGTCCAAAAGCAGATCGACATTGACGAGTTAAGCGAGACCGAAGTGCGAGGCAGATGGAAGAGCTTTCTGGGCAAGTGGAACCGAGGAGAATTGGCAGAAGGCTGGTACGATCCCGAGGCGAGATGGAGAGCAGAGGACAGGTGGAAAAATCGACCGACTAGAAATGAGCGAGACAGAGCAAAGCTGGTGACACAGATGGACGCTCCCATAGCTCCGCGACCACTACAAGTTGGAGTCAGCGGCGTAGAAGATGCCCAGGAAGATAGCGATGAGGACGGATACGGCCCCGCTCTCCCTGACAGAGAGTCTCGCACGCTAGGAGCAAGCATACCCTCCCTTCAAGACCTCCAGCACCGAGAAGAACTCATCTCAGAAGCCCGCCAGAACTCCCGCACCGACCTTCAGTACTCCCGCAAAGTCGACCGCAACCTCCAAAAAGACCGCCTGGAAGAACTCGCTCCCCGCGCTGACCCGGGCAGTCGCGAGCGACAACTGGAGAAAAAGGCCGACAAAACCTCCAACTTGCATGCATTCCGTGAAGCGAAGGATGGTGGCGATGTCGAAGTCAATGATCAGGAAATGATGGGAGGTGGTGAAGAcgactttaaaagagagttgaagaggagagagaaggtgaagtctGAAAGGGAGGTTCGGAAAGAAGAAGCGCTACGGGCGAGGATGGCGGAgcgggaggagaggatgCAGGGCGTCAGGgcgaaagaagagaagacgaTGGATATGTTGAGGAGTCTGGCGAGGGAGAGGTTCGGCTGA